A window of Pedococcus aerophilus contains these coding sequences:
- a CDS encoding VOC family protein, with the protein MEVAWAWAFLDLPPDGFDEELEFWRQVTRTTLSAWRGEQGEFATLLPDEGHPWLKVQRVGGPGGVHLDLAVAAPLPQARDEVLALGATVLDELDDLVVCRSPAGFTFCLTPSAPSEPGQGQVRAGQSSLLDQVCLDIPADRYVAELAFWMRLTGWLPPSPEPDDSGLLPLKRPDGMPLRLLTQRLGAGGAGGTRDTGATVASERHGGSVTAHVDLACADRAATTREHEALGARVESVHEGWTVLRAPGGRRYCVTERDPLTGVRG; encoded by the coding sequence GTGGAGGTCGCGTGGGCGTGGGCGTTCCTCGACCTGCCTCCGGACGGGTTCGACGAGGAGCTGGAGTTCTGGCGGCAGGTGACCCGGACGACGCTGTCGGCGTGGCGGGGTGAGCAGGGCGAGTTCGCGACGCTGCTCCCGGACGAGGGTCATCCGTGGCTCAAGGTGCAGCGCGTGGGCGGACCGGGCGGGGTCCACCTCGACCTCGCCGTCGCTGCGCCCCTGCCGCAGGCGCGGGACGAGGTGCTCGCCCTCGGCGCGACGGTGCTGGACGAGCTCGACGACCTCGTGGTCTGCCGCTCGCCGGCCGGGTTCACCTTCTGCCTCACCCCGAGCGCGCCGTCCGAGCCGGGGCAGGGACAGGTGAGGGCGGGGCAGTCGAGCCTGCTCGACCAGGTCTGCCTCGACATCCCCGCCGATAGGTATGTCGCTGAGCTCGCCTTCTGGATGCGCCTCACCGGCTGGTTGCCGCCGAGTCCGGAGCCGGACGACTCGGGCCTGCTGCCGCTCAAACGTCCCGACGGGATGCCGCTGCGCCTGCTGACCCAGCGCCTCGGTGCGGGCGGCGCGGGTGGCACGAGGGATACGGGTGCCACCGTGGCCTCGGAGCGGCACGGTGGCTCGGTGACGGCGCACGTCGACCTGGCCTGCGCGGACCGCGCCGCGACGACGCGCGAGCACGAGGCGCTCGGCGCCCGCGTGGAGTCGGTCCACGAGGGCTGGACGGTGCTGCGCGCCCCCGGCGGCAGGAGGTACTGCGTCACCGAGCGCGACCCCCTCACCGGCGTGCGCGGCTGA